A genome region from Nicotiana tabacum cultivar K326 chromosome 13, ASM71507v2, whole genome shotgun sequence includes the following:
- the LOC107764634 gene encoding N6-adenosine-methyltransferase non-catalytic subunit MTB-like — protein sequence MTSPERLRSYLKQDDRDLKFDDDWERDDKRKYRSSKSRSGNSEEAEGLDSNGRRRSTVDRNESRKRSGGSSKADVDEDDYEAEKDSRSKLMKKKQGENTLETLSNWYQDGELGGKYENGDKTGGRGEILSNESVRRKSTSRFSDGDGTQTRNKGKNEKLHGGDSENALERDSRRLERKESAREKGHMLLESLKDPIGDKNDKYPDSDERKIDCDRSKRGRLYATEEDNGGNVPIREDKLGVERCEELRQLKSATSHDVADSLERSVVAGDDVGLGVKERNRREIDYSDRSRTPERSGRRHYDSESVEMEYEKRDTFRRKEQEKNGVRDDKSKGRDDGWSDRNRVRDGSKDGWKRRQGNFVDKEIKEDDTPYEHGREWEMPRRGWIDNERPRSGGRKDGNRTEALKTSSKYGISNENYDVIEIQTRPFDYGREEAISSVARTTKFNQNSDARLPPDDENCAFPRDGRGRNMTWLGQSGQDLKDTSGDGSYRDETESRAQKGDAWGQTSNSGSEPPYGNQEPTSFNRAVPIGSKGSRVGRGGRGRPTGRDGHLFGPPMPMMGSPFGPLGMPSPGSVQSLAPNMSPAPGPPMSPGVFIPPFSPPVVWPGARGVEMNMLGVPPGLPPVPPGTGFLSNLGNLPNHAMFFNQPGPGRGAPPNMSGSNFSVLIPAGRGQAQDKPNGGWVPPRTNAPPGKAPSRGEQNDYSQNFVDTGTRPQNFIRELELTSVVEDYPKLRELIQRKDEIVVKSASPPMYYKCDLLEQELSPEFFGTKFDVILIDPPWEEYVHRAPGVTDHMAYWTFEEIMNLKIEAIADTPSFVFLWVGDGVGLEQGRQCLKKWGFRRCEDICWVKTNKTNATPGLRHDSHTLFQRSKEHCLLGIRGTVRRSTDGHIIHANIDTDVIIAEEPPYGSSAKPEDMYRIIEHFALGRRRLELFGEDHNIRSGWLTVGKGLSSSNFSAEAYLRNFADRDGKVWQGGGGRNPPPDAPHLVTTTPEIEALRPKSPMKNQQQMQQQSASISLTTTNSSNKRAAGNTDQNNNSQNVNQEASSSNVSNPGPWVSQMESFQGRESGHMISDDRLFDMYGYNAAYR from the exons ATGACTTCCCCTGAACGACTTAGGAGTTATCTGAAACAGGACGATCGAGACTTAAAATTTGATGATGACTGGGAAAGGGATGATAAGAGAAAATACAGGTCAAGTAAGTCAAGGTCTGGGAACAGCGAAGAAGCTGAAGGTTTAGATAGTAATGGAAGAAGGAGAAGTACTGTGGACAGAAATGAGAGTCGGAAAAGATCAGGTGGATCAAGCAAAGCTGATGTTGATGAGGATGACTATGAGGCCGAAAAGGACTCCCGTTCTAAGTTGATGAAGAAGAAACAGGGGGAGAATACATTGGAGACGTTGAGCAATTGGTATCAGGATGGAGAACTTGGGGGCAAGTATGAAAATGGAGACAAAACAGGGGGTAGAGGAGAAATCCTATCTAATGAGAGTGTCAGAAGGAAATCAACTTCAAGGTTTTCTGATGGTGATGGTACCCAGACAAGAAATAAAGGTAAAAATGAAAAGCTACATGGTGGGGACTCTGAAAATGCGCTGGAAAGGGATTCTAGacgtttggaaagaaaggaaagcgCCAGAGAAAAGGGTCATATGCTGTTGGAAAGCCTTAAAGATCCAATTGGAGACAAAAATGATAAATACCCAGACAGTGACGAGAGAAAGATTGACTGCGATAGGAGTAAGAGAGGCAGATTGTATGCTACAGAGGAAGACAATGGAGGAAATGTTCCTATACGGGAAGATAAATTGGGTGTGGAGAGATGTGAGGAGCTTAGACAACTAAAAAGTGCCACAAGTCACGACGTGGCTGACAGCCTTGAAAGGTCTGTGGTAGCAGGTGATGATGTCGGCTTAGGGGTGAAAGAGAGAAATAGGAGAGAGATAGACTACTCCGATAGGTCCAGGACACCTGAGAGGAGTGGAAGGCGTCATTACGACTCAGAAAGCGTTGAGATGGAATATGAAAAAAGAGATACTTTCAGAAggaaagaacaagaaaaaaatgGTGTAAGAGATGATAAATCAAAAGGAAGGGATGATGGCTGGAGTGATAGAAACAGAGTTCGGGATGGTTCTAAAGATGGGTGGAAAAGAAGGCAAGGGAACTTTGTTGACAAGGAAATAAAAGAAGATGATACACCTTATGAACATGGCAGAGAGTGGGAAATGCCCAGACGTGGTTGGATTGACAATGAAAGGCCTCGTTCTGGTGGTAGAAAAGATGGAAATAGGACAGAAGCTTTGAAAACTTCATCAAAATATGGAATTTCAAATGAGAATTATGATGTCATAGAGATCCAAACCAGGCCATTTGACTATGGTAGGGAGGAGGCCATATCTTCCGTAGCAAGAACAACAAAGTTTAATCAGAATTCTGATGCAAGATTGCCTCCAGATGATGAGAACTGTGCCTTTCCCAGGGATGGCAGGGGAAGAAACATGACTTGGCTAGGCCAATCTGGCCAAGATTTAAAGGATACATCAGGTGATGGTTCATATAGGGATGAGACTGAATCAAGGGCCCAGAAAGGAGATGCATGGGGCCAAACTTCCAATAGTGGTTCAGAACCTCCATATGGGAACCAAGAACCAACTTCGTTCAATAGAGCTGTTCCAATAGGTTCTAAAGGAAGTAGGGTTGGGAGAGGAGGAAGAGGGAGGCCTACAGGAAGGGATGGCCACCTGTTCGGACCTCCAATGCCAATGATGGGATCACCTTTTGGACCACTTGGAATGCCATCACCTGGATCTGTGCAATCTTTAGCTCCTAACATGTCACCTGCTCCAGGTCCTCCTATGTCCCCCGGTGTTTTCATTCCTCCATTTTCACCTCCTGTGGTTTGGCCTGGAGCCCGAGGTGTTGAGATGAATATGCTAGGTGTTCCACCTGGACTCCCACCTGTTCCGCCCGGAACTGGATTTCTCTCTAATTTGGGGAATCTGCCAAATCATGCTATGTTTTTTAATCAACCAGGCCCTGGAAGAGGGGCGCCACCTAACATGTCTGGTTCAAATTTTAGTGTCCTAATACCAGCAGGTCGGGGACAGGCTCAAGATAAACCTAATGGAGGTTGGGTTCCTCCTCGAACTAATGCACCACCTGGCAAAGCTCCTTCTAGGGGTGAGCAGAATGATTACTCCCAAAATTTTGTAGATACTGGCACGAGGCCTCAAAATTTCATCAGGGAACTAGAGCTTACCAGTGTTGTTGAGGACTATCCCAAACTTCGAGAACTTATTCAAAGGAAGGATGAGATTGTTGTCAAATCTGCTTCGCCTCCCATGTATTACAAATGTGATCTGCTTGAGCAGGAGCTCTCCCCGGAGTTTTTTGGGAccaaatttgatgtcattctAATAGACCCCCCATGGGAGGAATATGTTCATCGAGCTCCTGGTGTCACTGACCATATGGCGTACTGGACATTTGAGGAAATAATGAATCTCAAAATTGAG GCAATTGCTGACACTCCATCATTTGTTTTCCTTTGGGTTGGTGACGGTGTGGGGCTTGAGCAAGGGCGTCAATGTCTGAAAAAG TGGGGATTCCGCAGGTGTGAGGACATATGTTGGGTGAAAACAAATAAAACCAATGCAACTCCAGGATTACGGCATGATTCCCATACTTTATTTCAGCGTTCGAAG GAGCACTGCCTTTTGGGTATAAGAGGAACTGTTCGCCGTAGTACGGATGGCCATATAATTCATGCAAATATTGACACAGATGTGATTATTGCCGAAGAACCTCCTTATG GTTCAAGTGCAAAGCCTGAAGATATGTACCGTATAATTGAGCATTTTGCACTTGGCCGGAGAAGGCTTGAGCTCTTTGGCGAAGACCATAATATTCGATCTGGCTGGTTGACTGTTGGTAAAGGGTTATCTTCATCAAACTTTAGTGCAGAG GCCTATTTGCGGAATTTTGCCGATAGGGATGGAAAAGTCTGGCAGGGAGGGGGAGGAAGGAATCCACCACCAGACGCCCCACATCTTGTTACTACAACACCTGAAATAGAGGCTCTTCGGCCCAAGTCGCCAATGAAGAATCAGCAGCAAATGCAGCAACAGTCAGCATCTATATCTCTGACAACAACCAACTCTTCCAACAAGAGGGCAGCCGGGAACACAGACCAGAATAATAACTCACAAAACGTGAACCAAGAAGCCTCTAGCTCTAACGTTTCGAATCCAGGTCCTTGGGTTTCACAAATGGAGAGTTTTCAAGGGAGAGAGAGTGGACATATGATTTCAGATGATAGGCTTTTTGACATGTACGGGTACAATGCAGCCTATAGATAG
- the LOC107764633 gene encoding lysM domain receptor-like kinase 3 yields the protein MCKSKKKLSKEVMEPKQKPRRSSSSSTKKLSSFTDQSSSSTSQNLISPNGSTTSFIFNNFNNNNNNKNSQSWASSSKSSRHSLSSLKGALLFPEQPHIYNFSEIRSATQNFLKDPLSSSSTSTSWRCLLRDQNVVVIQRKFRRKMETDEVIEHVAMICRSHHSSLIPLKGASVSGNYIYLVYEYTQGVNLSEALRNPRNPNFTVLSNWISRIQIASDIAHGLDYIHHSTGLGLGFVHNHIKSTSIIITEPSLHAKICHFGTAELCGETRNEIQDPNSEVGPKKAPELKKCESKGLKFEGTRGYMAPEFQWTGMATVKSDVYAFGVVVLELISGKEAVKYEVDEESGGYTRVSVIETAAKAAEDGGTGLRGWVDRRLKDSYPVDVAEKLVHLGLDCVETNPNNRPDMGRVAGRISQMYLESQTWAKKFSPLTDFTVSLGPR from the coding sequence ATGTGTAAATCCAAGAAGAAATTAAGCAAAGAAGTAATGGAACCAAAGCAGAAACCAAGAAGATCTTCCTCTTCATCAACCAAAAAGTTATCATCTTTCACTGATCAATCATCATCATCTACAAGCCAAAATTTAATATCCCCAAATGGGTCTACTACAAGTTTCATCTTCaacaatttcaacaacaacaacaacaacaaaaactcTCAATCATGGGCTTCTTCATCAAAATCAAGTCGCCATTCTTTATCAAGTCTTAAAGGAGCATTATTATTCCCAGAACAACCTCATATCTACAACTTCTCAGAAATTCGTTCCGCTACCCAAAACTTTTTAAAAGATCCACTTTCGTCCTCGTCGACTTCCACTTCCTGGCGCTGCCTCCTCCGTGATCAAAACGTCGTCGTAATACAGCGAAAATTCCGCCGGAAAATGGAAACCGATGAGGTAATTGAACACGTGGCAATGATTTGTAGAAGCCATCATTCTAGTTTAATCCCGCTTAAAGGAGCTTCAGTATCTGGTAATTATATTTATTTGGTATATGAATATACTCAAGGAGTTAATTTATCAGAAGCTTTACGAAATCCTAGAAACCCTAATTTCACAGTTCTTTCGAATTGGATATCGAGGATTCAAATTGCTTCTGATATTGCTCATGGTTTAGATTACATTCATCATTCTACCggtttaggtttagggtttgtGCACAATCACATTAAAAGCACAAGTATTATAATTACTGAGCCCTCGTTGCATGCAAAAATCTGCCATTTTGGTACGGCGGAGCTTTGCGGGGAGACCCGGAATGAAATCCAAGATCCGAATAGTGAAGTCGGGCCGAAGAAAGCGCCCGAATTGAAGAAATGTGAAagtaagggcttgaaatttgaGGGGACGAGAGGGTATATGGCGCCGGAGTTTCAGTGGACGGGGATGGCGACGGTGAAGAGTGACGTGTACGCTTTTGGTGTGGTGGTTTTGGAGTTGATTTCGGGGAAAGAGGCGGTGAAATACGAGGTTGATGAGGAGAGCGGTGGGTATACTAGGGTTTCGGTGATCGAGACGGCGGCGAAAGCGGCGGAGGACGGCGGTACAGGCTTGAGGGGGTGGGTGGATAGGCGGTTGAAGGATTCGTACCCGGTGGACGTGGCGGAGAAATTGGTGCATCTCGGATTGGATTGTGTGGAGACTAACCCGAATAACAGACCGGATATGGGTCGGGTTGCGGGTCGAATTTCGCAGATGTATTTGGAGTCACAGACTTGGGCTAAGAAGTTTTCTCCGCTTACTGACTTTACTGTTTCTTTAGGACCTCGTTGa